From one Lolium rigidum isolate FL_2022 chromosome 4, APGP_CSIRO_Lrig_0.1, whole genome shotgun sequence genomic stretch:
- the LOC124708060 gene encoding 40S ribosomal protein S3a — translation MAVGKNKRISKGRKGSKKKAVDPFTKKDWYSIKAPTLFNTRNIGMTLVSRTQGTKIASEGLKHRVFEVSLADLQGDEDQAFRKIRLRAEDVQGKNVLTNFWGMDFTTDKLRSLVKKWQTLIEAHVDVKTTDNYMLRLFCIGFTKRRPNQVKRTCYAQASQIRQIRRKMVEIMANHASTCDLKELVAKFIPEVIGKDIEKATAGIFPLQNVYVRKVKILKAPKFDIGKLMEVHGDYNKEDVGVKVDRPAEGDEAMATEEVAAAAE, via the exons ATGGCTGTCGGGAAGAACAAGAGGATCTCCAAAGGTCGGAAAGGCAGCAAGAAGAAGGC CGTTGATCCCTTCACCAAGAAGGACTGGTACTCTATCAAGGCGCCGACCTTGTTCAACACCCGCAACATCGGCATGACCCTCGTCTCCAGGACCCAGGGTACCAAG ATTGCATCTGAGGGTCTCAAGCACAGAGTTTTTGAGGTTTCCTTGGCAGACCTCCAAGGTGACGAGGACCAGGCTTTCAGGAAGATCAGACTTCGTGCAGAGGATGTGCAAGGAAAGAATGTGCTCACAAACTTTTGG GGGATGGATTTCACCACCGACAAGCTTAGGTCACTTGTAAAGAAGTGGCAGACACTGATTGAGGCCCATGTTGATGTTAAGACCACTGACAATTACATGCTCCGGCTGTTCTGCATTGGCTTCACCAAGAGACGTCCCAACCAGGTGAAGCGTACTTGCTATGCTCAGGCCAGCCAGATCAGACAG ATTCGCCGGAAGATGGTTGAGATTATGGCCAACCATGCTTCAACCTGCGACTTGAAGGAGCTGGTTGCAAAATTCATTCCTGAGGTCATTGGAAAGGATATTGAGAAGGCAACAGCAGGTATATTCCCTCTCCAGAATGTCTATGTCCGCAAGGTCAAGATCCTGAAGGCACCGAAGTTCGATATTGGGAAGTTGATGGAG GTACATGGTGACTACAACAAGGAGGATGTCGGTGTGAAGGTCGATAGGCCGGCTGAGGGAGATGAGGCGATGGCAACAGAGGAGGTTGCAGCAGCTGCTGAGTAG